A genomic window from Microscilla marina ATCC 23134 includes:
- a CDS encoding BamA/TamA family outer membrane protein yields MKFRIALSVLLLVWIVFTKVNLSQAQTDTTTQKKKEKNVKMITLPVLYYSPETRFGLGALASLSFKMGKNKKATRASNLQTYFLYTAQGQIDGTARYTLFTNEEKYVINGRFSYLFFPEFYYGIGNRLPKENEELVSYRRVRVENRVLRKITQKLFVGLQYRYVEMFQVRPTEGGLLETSQVPGYNGSRVSGLGAAVVYDSRDNILAPYKGAYLELSNYNYGSDLGGEFDYSTVTVDLRKYFKLFAHRKHILAIQGYGNFITGTAPYKELSEFGGGTIMRGFYQGRYRQNDYMAAQVEYRLPIWRWIGMTAFTGVGDVASDISKFDIANAKMSYGIGLRFEIDKQNRTNIRVDYGRGSDGSAGFYLEIGEAF; encoded by the coding sequence ATGAAATTTAGAATAGCTTTGTCAGTGTTATTATTGGTTTGGATAGTCTTTACCAAAGTCAATTTGTCTCAGGCGCAAACTGATACTACTACCCAAAAAAAGAAAGAAAAAAATGTGAAAATGATTACTTTACCCGTGTTGTACTACTCACCCGAAACCAGGTTTGGGCTAGGGGCGCTTGCCTCGTTGAGTTTTAAGATGGGTAAAAACAAAAAAGCTACCCGAGCTTCCAACCTTCAAACCTATTTTTTATACACTGCACAAGGGCAAATAGATGGTACAGCCAGGTATACTCTTTTTACCAACGAAGAAAAATATGTCATCAATGGGCGCTTTTCCTACCTGTTTTTTCCTGAGTTTTATTATGGCATAGGCAATCGGCTACCCAAAGAAAACGAAGAACTGGTAAGTTATCGTAGGGTAAGGGTAGAAAACAGGGTATTGCGCAAAATCACCCAAAAACTTTTTGTTGGTTTGCAGTATCGTTATGTGGAAATGTTTCAGGTAAGACCTACTGAAGGTGGTTTGCTCGAAACCAGTCAGGTACCTGGCTATAATGGCTCCAGAGTATCAGGTTTAGGAGCTGCGGTAGTATACGATAGCCGCGACAACATTCTGGCACCTTATAAGGGAGCTTATCTTGAGCTTTCCAACTATAATTATGGATCTGATCTGGGTGGAGAGTTTGATTATAGCACGGTTACGGTTGATTTGCGGAAATACTTCAAGCTTTTTGCCCACCGCAAGCATATTCTTGCTATTCAGGGGTATGGCAACTTTATTACTGGCACCGCTCCTTATAAAGAACTGTCAGAGTTTGGCGGAGGCACTATCATGCGTGGGTTTTATCAGGGGCGTTACCGCCAAAATGACTATATGGCGGCTCAAGTAGAGTACAGGCTTCCAATATGGCGATGGATTGGAATGACTGCTTTTACTGGAGTAGGCGATGTAGCCAGTGACATTAGTAAGTTTGACATTGCCAATGCAAAAATGTCGTATGGCATAGGTTTGCGCTTTGAAATAGATAAACAAAACCGCACCAATATCCGGGTAGACTATGGCAGAGGTAGCGATGGGTCAGCTGGGTTTTATTTAGAGATAGGAGAAGCTTTTTAA
- a CDS encoding metallophosphoesterase family protein, protein MDDTIRIVQITDPYLLANIHYPEVLPIQVFENILTHINLLPHPPDLLILTSEVLQQRRNDTLRLLQRLDIPFYWVAHEQNASFNVKGTHFIMLNSCSKNHSQGYLGNDTLDFLQNDLENSWAYPCIVTLRHHPLAIRTLTPPKDTLKDAGQFLSILDQFYHIKAVLFGHIHHDFMLERNDIWFFASPAICPISPNNPAVVFQYRLLDLTSEGEVEVSLMKV, encoded by the coding sequence ATGGATGACACCATACGTATAGTGCAAATAACTGATCCTTATCTTTTAGCCAACATTCATTACCCGGAGGTGCTTCCAATACAAGTGTTTGAGAATATACTTACACACATCAACCTATTGCCCCACCCTCCCGACTTGCTGATACTTACCAGTGAAGTACTGCAGCAACGAAGAAATGACACTCTCCGGCTTTTACAAAGGTTAGATATCCCTTTTTATTGGGTGGCACATGAGCAAAACGCGTCTTTCAATGTCAAAGGCACCCACTTTATTATGCTCAATAGTTGCTCAAAAAATCATAGCCAGGGTTACTTAGGCAATGATACATTGGATTTTTTGCAAAACGACCTTGAAAACTCCTGGGCTTATCCTTGTATTGTTACTTTGCGTCATCATCCGCTGGCTATTCGTACTCTGACCCCACCTAAAGATACGCTCAAAGATGCTGGGCAATTTCTAAGTATTCTTGATCAATTTTACCACATCAAAGCAGTACTGTTTGGACATATTCACCACGACTTTATGCTCGAGCGAAACGACATTTGGTTTTTTGCCTCACCAGCCATTTGCCCGATCAGCCCCAATAACCCTGCTGTAGTCTTTCAGTACCGTCTGCTTGACTTAACCAGTGAGGGGGAGGTAGAAGTGAGCTTGATGAAGGTGTAG
- a CDS encoding SIR2 family NAD-dependent protein deacylase, protein MEHEKIQQFIDWLQYADLLMVHTGAGMSKDSGVPTYREDGAGEWGKVSGEREGSIFEIMNPTYMDEHPVYMWKRFTRRSQQFKDLVPHQGYFILMDWIKRFNLDYFFITSNIDGQHLKAGATKDKVREVHGSIFHLQCSVPCHQEVWEGDTNEAIDVNNENLQLEDLPKCPKCGKMSRPNVYMFRDHTYVPARSKWQKSNLEKTLAAHKKVLVLEIGSGPHVQTIRAMTRKIVREKNAKLIRINPDYSDVRAPHMGIADGAMATLSVVHNEVVKMF, encoded by the coding sequence ATGGAGCACGAAAAAATTCAACAATTTATAGACTGGCTGCAATACGCCGATTTGCTGATGGTACATACGGGTGCAGGTATGAGTAAAGATTCGGGGGTACCTACTTACCGCGAAGATGGAGCTGGGGAATGGGGCAAGGTATCGGGCGAACGGGAAGGAAGTATTTTTGAGATTATGAACCCCACTTATATGGATGAACACCCTGTGTATATGTGGAAAAGATTTACCCGACGCAGTCAGCAGTTTAAAGACTTGGTACCACACCAGGGATACTTTATCTTGATGGATTGGATTAAGCGGTTTAACCTTGACTATTTTTTTATTACCTCTAACATAGATGGGCAACACCTAAAAGCAGGTGCCACTAAAGATAAGGTGCGTGAGGTACATGGCTCTATTTTTCACCTGCAGTGCTCGGTGCCTTGCCATCAGGAAGTGTGGGAAGGAGATACAAATGAGGCAATAGATGTCAATAATGAAAACCTACAACTCGAAGATTTGCCCAAATGTCCCAAATGCGGCAAAATGTCGCGCCCTAATGTGTATATGTTTCGTGACCATACCTATGTACCAGCCCGGTCGAAGTGGCAAAAAAGCAACTTGGAAAAAACCCTTGCTGCACACAAAAAAGTCTTGGTACTTGAGATTGGCTCTGGTCCTCATGTACAAACCATTCGCGCAATGACGCGCAAAATAGTACGAGAGAAAAACGCAAAACTAATAAGAATAAACCCTGATTACTCTGATGTAAGAGCCCCTCATATGGGCATTGCCGATGGTGCTATGGCTACTTTGAGCGTAGTGCACAATGAAGTGGTAAAAATGTTTTGA